One window of Lawsonibacter asaccharolyticus genomic DNA carries:
- a CDS encoding IS66 Orf2 family protein: MLNDFTGADKVYIACGYTDLRKGIDGLATMVQQQFELDPFTNTLFLFCGRKRDRIKGLYWERDGFILLYKRLEQGAYQWPRSEVEVKMLTPQQYRWLMEGLKIEQPKAHKAVTGLSMV, encoded by the coding sequence ATGCTGAACGATTTTACCGGAGCAGACAAGGTCTACATCGCCTGTGGATATACAGATCTGCGCAAAGGGATCGATGGTTTGGCCACGATGGTACAGCAGCAGTTTGAACTGGACCCATTCACCAACACACTGTTTCTGTTCTGCGGGCGAAAGCGGGACCGAATAAAAGGGCTGTACTGGGAACGGGATGGCTTCATCCTCCTCTACAAGAGGCTGGAGCAGGGAGCGTACCAGTGGCCGAGGTCCGAAGTTGAGGTGAAGATGCTGACGCCGCAGCAGTACCGCTGGCTGATGGAAGGGCTGAAGATCGAACAGCCCAAAGCGCACAAAGCAGTGACTGGCCTGAGTATGGTATAG
- a CDS encoding transposase IS66 codes for MMTISRAEYESLKAERDELNQKLDWLMEQVRLAKKKVYGTSSEQTKEELVGQLSFMFDETEAWLSTRRTATRETRVAAHTRQKRSSRVEEVLPENIPVEVVEHRVPESERNCPECGTLMTEIGTEVRRTLVMVPAQVKIREDVYFTYACQNCKQTGTETPILKAPKEPPLISGSYASPEAVAHIMVQKFVMYAPLYRQEQEWNRAGVMLSRQTMSNWVLRVAEDWLRPIYDHLHRQLLQREVLHADETTLQVLKLEGQTARSKCYMWLYRTGGDAEHPIVLYEYQQNRKAENAEAFLKGFTGWLHADGYSGYHRLPENIRVVGCWAHLRRKFDEAVNALPKEQQVGCTALEGLQYCNILFAIEKELADLPPEERYIQRRIK; via the coding sequence ATGATGACCATTTCCCGTGCGGAATATGAGTCTCTAAAGGCGGAACGAGACGAACTGAACCAGAAGCTGGACTGGCTGATGGAACAGGTGCGTCTTGCCAAAAAGAAGGTCTATGGGACATCCTCCGAGCAGACGAAGGAGGAGTTGGTTGGCCAGCTGAGTTTCATGTTTGATGAGACGGAAGCATGGCTGTCTACCAGGAGGACTGCCACGAGGGAAACCAGGGTTGCCGCTCATACCCGGCAGAAGCGATCCTCCCGTGTGGAGGAGGTTCTGCCTGAGAACATCCCTGTTGAGGTGGTGGAGCACCGCGTCCCGGAGTCTGAACGTAACTGTCCTGAATGCGGTACGCTCATGACAGAGATTGGGACCGAGGTGCGCCGTACTCTGGTAATGGTCCCTGCCCAGGTGAAGATCCGGGAAGATGTTTATTTTACATACGCCTGCCAGAACTGCAAGCAGACAGGGACGGAAACACCTATCCTGAAAGCCCCCAAAGAGCCTCCCCTGATTTCGGGCAGCTATGCCTCCCCGGAGGCTGTGGCCCATATCATGGTGCAGAAGTTTGTGATGTACGCTCCGCTGTACCGGCAGGAACAGGAATGGAATCGTGCTGGGGTGATGCTCTCCCGGCAGACGATGAGCAACTGGGTGCTGCGGGTGGCGGAGGACTGGCTGCGGCCCATCTATGACCACTTGCACCGGCAGTTGCTTCAGCGCGAGGTTCTCCATGCGGATGAAACAACCTTGCAGGTGCTGAAGTTGGAAGGGCAGACAGCCAGGAGCAAGTGCTATATGTGGCTGTACCGGACTGGCGGAGACGCCGAGCATCCCATAGTTCTGTATGAGTACCAGCAGAACCGGAAGGCGGAGAATGCCGAAGCATTCCTCAAGGGCTTTACGGGCTGGCTCCATGCGGATGGGTATTCCGGCTACCACCGATTGCCGGAGAACATCCGGGTGGTTGGCTGCTGGGCGCATCTGCGGCGAAAGTTTGACGAGGCGGTGAACGCCTTGCCAAAAGAGCAGCAGGTTGGCTGCACGGCGTTGGAGGGACTGCAATACTGTAATATTCTTTTCGCCATTGAAAAGGAACTAGCGGATCTGCCGCCGGAAGAACGTTATATCCAGCGTCGAATTAAATAA
- a CDS encoding retron-type reverse transcriptase translates to MLKREGGTITQAEKERFGQSKMIRYVSGIDQMIYPIAFIKNKIPMAKRSIVCSYTKEGRALIHTELNLNQYVLKGLREKISVGHSTEYHDSKISLFSAQKGKCAISGEEFADAEHVAVWLKVPGSLGGFERYKNMVLIHKKYLILLQELPQAAIKDLIKTLNITKKMLVKINSLREQANLSAII, encoded by the coding sequence ATGCTAAAACGTGAGGGTGGAACTATCACCCAAGCAGAAAAGGAAAGATTCGGACAGTCAAAAATGATTCGATATGTTTCAGGAATTGACCAGATGATCTATCCGATTGCATTCATCAAAAATAAAATACCGATGGCGAAGCGATCAATCGTTTGTAGTTATACAAAAGAAGGTCGTGCTCTGATTCATACAGAACTTAACCTTAATCAGTATGTTCTGAAAGGACTGAGAGAAAAAATATCCGTTGGTCATAGCACAGAATACCATGACAGTAAAATATCTTTATTTTCTGCTCAAAAGGGAAAATGTGCAATCAGTGGAGAAGAATTCGCAGATGCGGAACATGTAGCTGTATGGCTCAAAGTACCAGGATCACTTGGTGGATTTGAAAGATATAAAAACATGGTTCTGATTCACAAAAAATATCTGATTCTGTTACAAGAACTGCCCCAAGCAGCAATAAAAGACCTGATAAAAACACTCAATATCACAAAAAAGATGCTCGTGAAAATCAATAGTCTGCGAGAGCAGGCGAACCTGTCAGCAATAATATAA
- a CDS encoding conjugative transposon protein: protein MAFFASAIDTLKILVIALGAGLGAWGVVNLLEGYGNDNPGAKSQGIKQLMAGGGIALVGATLIPLLSGLFG from the coding sequence ATGGCATTTTTTGCAAGCGCGATTGATACTTTGAAGATCCTTGTGATCGCCCTGGGCGCAGGTCTGGGCGCATGGGGTGTTGTAAACCTTCTCGAAGGTTACGGAAATGATAACCCAGGTGCAAAATCCCAGGGGATCAAGCAGCTTATGGCAGGCGGAGGTATCGCTCTGGTTGGTGCAACGCTGATTCCGCTGCTTTCCGGTCTGTTCGGTTAA
- a CDS encoding transcriptional activator adenine-specific DNA, translating to MPETKQYGIIYADPPWRYDRKHGSGVAENHYPTMSIEEICALPVSELAAKDSALFLWATFPQLNEAFRVIDAWGFKYKTLAFLWLKQNRKADSWFYGMGFWTRSNAEVCLLATRGRPKRQCARIHQFVISHIEQHSKKPDEVRDKIVKLMGDQPRVELFARQKTPGWDVWGNEVNCTLTMPERKG from the coding sequence ATGCCGGAAACGAAACAGTACGGCATTATCTATGCCGATCCGCCCTGGCGCTATGACAGGAAACATGGAAGCGGCGTTGCGGAAAACCATTACCCCACAATGAGCATTGAAGAAATCTGTGCCTTGCCGGTATCGGAACTTGCCGCAAAAGACAGCGCCCTCTTTCTGTGGGCGACCTTCCCGCAGCTTAATGAAGCCTTCAGGGTGATCGACGCTTGGGGGTTCAAATATAAAACGCTGGCTTTTCTATGGCTCAAACAGAACCGAAAAGCGGATAGCTGGTTTTATGGCATGGGCTTTTGGACCCGATCCAATGCGGAGGTCTGCCTGCTGGCAACCAGAGGCCGACCGAAACGCCAGTGTGCGAGAATCCATCAGTTTGTGATCTCCCATATTGAGCAGCACAGCAAGAAACCGGACGAGGTGCGGGATAAGATCGTAAAACTCATGGGCGATCAGCCCAGAGTGGAACTGTTTGCAAGACAAAAGACACCCGGCTGGGATGTATGGGGCAATGAAGTGAACTGTACGCTGACTATGCCGGAGCGAAAGGGGTGA
- a CDS encoding bacteriocin → MRLKKLSLLLALTLLVSVSALPVTAHAGGSKDTTPPTLTASLEGDALKIESSDDLSGVEAVFVDENRINSLTDGKASVALKDYAGTEKQVSIYAKDYAGNRSDVVKLDNPYYKEPAPEKKPAAAAPQSPSGTQTKPPKEEKPSGSNAATPSGGGNSSGSDNSTGQQENTSAIPEGAFTPEGTGTVQDNISGTDGEKQFYTITTDAGNVFYLVIDGKREDNNVYFLNGVTESDLMALAEKNNGSMSMIPQEESCNCTEKCEAGKVNTGCPVCKNDLSGCKGKEKPTETEKPAEPEKPKKETGSVGTILFILAALLAVGGIGYYVKIVRPKQQVEDDAEFEDDGYGEGFDPDEAYGEPEYLSEDDFDDKDSK, encoded by the coding sequence ATGAGGCTTAAAAAACTTTCCCTGCTGCTGGCGCTTACGCTTCTTGTAAGTGTCAGCGCATTACCTGTAACGGCTCATGCCGGCGGTTCCAAAGACACCACACCGCCAACGCTGACTGCTTCCCTGGAGGGCGATGCCCTGAAAATAGAAAGCAGTGACGATCTATCCGGCGTGGAGGCGGTCTTTGTTGATGAAAACCGTATCAACTCCCTCACCGATGGGAAAGCGTCGGTTGCACTAAAAGATTATGCAGGAACAGAAAAACAGGTAAGCATATACGCAAAAGATTATGCCGGCAACCGTTCTGATGTGGTAAAGCTGGATAATCCGTATTACAAAGAACCGGCTCCTGAAAAGAAACCTGCTGCGGCAGCACCCCAGAGTCCGTCCGGTACACAGACAAAACCGCCTAAGGAAGAAAAACCTTCCGGCTCAAACGCTGCAACCCCTTCCGGCGGCGGAAATTCTTCCGGTTCAGATAACAGTACCGGACAGCAGGAAAATACTTCTGCGATCCCGGAAGGTGCATTTACCCCGGAAGGCACCGGAACGGTACAGGACAATATCAGCGGTACGGATGGGGAAAAACAGTTTTACACCATCACTACGGACGCGGGCAATGTCTTTTATCTGGTGATCGACGGGAAACGGGAAGATAACAATGTCTACTTCTTAAACGGCGTCACAGAGTCCGACCTGATGGCGCTTGCAGAAAAGAACAATGGCAGCATGAGCATGATTCCCCAGGAAGAAAGCTGCAACTGCACCGAAAAATGTGAGGCAGGAAAAGTCAATACCGGCTGTCCGGTCTGCAAAAATGACTTGAGTGGCTGCAAAGGAAAAGAAAAGCCGACGGAAACCGAAAAACCGGCTGAACCGGAAAAGCCGAAGAAAGAGACCGGCAGTGTCGGCACGATCCTGTTTATCCTTGCTGCCTTACTTGCGGTCGGCGGGATCGGTTACTATGTAAAAATCGTGCGTCCGAAACAGCAGGTCGAGGACGATGCGGAATTTGAGGATGACGGTTATGGAGAAGGCTTTGACCCGGATGAGGCATACGGGGAACCGGAATATCTTTCCGAGGATGATTTTGACGACAAGGACAGCAAATAA
- a CDS encoding thymidylate synthase yields the protein MVFAARLTQQGHKIASMDDLMELYEKSFSVQTVAAMGALPHPTIQKFAVITVAIVGASRRFLAQITRHQNEVKFMSASLQYSNYTGQADFAVPYSIMTAPAVAQELYLKSCNESMKCYEALCTAGSGHDAAGYATPQGLRNVLLISATPYQWKHIISQRVCRRNTDETRIVLLKVWKELYELSPALFAPSLTGPFCQMDRCLEGKMTCGRKLQADMTPEDILEKDYPALWEGGCR from the coding sequence ATGGTCTTTGCGGCAAGGCTTACCCAGCAGGGACATAAGATTGCCTCAATGGACGACCTGATGGAGCTCTACGAAAAATCATTCAGCGTTCAGACAGTAGCAGCTATGGGGGCGCTTCCCCATCCTACCATCCAGAAATTTGCGGTGATCACGGTAGCCATTGTCGGCGCCAGCAGGCGTTTTCTGGCACAGATCACCCGCCATCAGAACGAAGTAAAATTTATGAGTGCATCGCTGCAGTACAGCAACTATACGGGACAGGCGGATTTCGCTGTCCCGTATTCTATTATGACGGCTCCGGCTGTGGCACAGGAGCTGTACTTAAAAAGCTGTAATGAAAGCATGAAATGTTATGAAGCCCTGTGCACTGCCGGAAGCGGGCACGATGCGGCCGGATATGCCACGCCCCAGGGATTGCGGAATGTGCTGCTCATCAGCGCCACCCCTTATCAGTGGAAACATATCATCAGCCAGCGGGTATGCCGGAGAAATACAGATGAAACAAGGATCGTGCTGCTAAAGGTCTGGAAAGAACTTTATGAACTAAGCCCTGCTTTGTTTGCCCCATCACTGACCGGGCCTTTTTGTCAGATGGATCGATGTCTGGAAGGTAAAATGACCTGCGGACGAAAACTGCAGGCAGATATGACGCCGGAGGATATTTTAGAAAAAGACTATCCTGCTCTTTGGGAAGGAGGCTGCCGATGA
- a CDS encoding dUTPase, which produces MKIKLIDFGVPEHQRPYRPHGNDAGADVYLPYDCTLQPGEIAKIPLGFGLEIPDGYAGYIFPRTSMAVKGLVCELPPVDSGYRGEIHAIISNVSNQAQSLFKGARIGQLVITPIVIADFVTDLGTERGTSSFGSTGE; this is translated from the coding sequence ATGAAAATAAAACTGATCGATTTTGGCGTACCGGAGCACCAGCGTCCTTACCGTCCGCATGGCAATGATGCCGGAGCGGATGTTTATCTGCCCTATGACTGTACCTTACAGCCCGGAGAAATCGCCAAAATTCCTCTTGGTTTTGGACTGGAAATACCGGATGGATATGCGGGATATATCTTTCCCCGTACCAGCATGGCGGTAAAAGGTCTGGTCTGTGAACTGCCGCCTGTAGATTCCGGCTACCGTGGAGAGATCCATGCGATCATCAGCAATGTAAGCAATCAGGCACAGTCTCTTTTTAAGGGAGCCCGTATCGGGCAGCTTGTGATCACGCCGATCGTCATTGCGGATTTTGTAACCGATCTGGGAACAGAACGAGGAACCAGCAGCTTTGGCAGTACCGGCGAATAG
- a CDS encoding DNA topoisomerase, with protein sequence MKLVIAEKPSVAMSLAAVLGAMERKDGYLEGSGYLVSWCVGHLLELAQPEAYKEQYAKWRYEDLPILPENWKYEVPKDKKTQLALLCRLMKDKRVDSVVCATDAGREGELIFRLVYEYAGCNKPMERLWISSMEDAAIREGFDHLRPGSDYDKLYDAAVCRAGADWLIGINATRLFSVLYGVTLNVGRVMSPTLALLVQRESDIESFISKPFYVPEITCGGFSASGEKMTERSEAEKIRMDCDHNSAFVRSVEKQVKTIQPPRLYDLTTLQRECNRIYGYTAQQTLDYVQSLYEKKLATYPRTDSQYLTKDMQATAASLILWLRDNMPFGKGCAGEPDIDRVTDDSKVTDHHAIIPTVEIARTDLSELPSGERDVLTLLAVRLLCATTQANRFEAVTAILDCQGYTFTAKGKTILQSGWKEVERIHRMSIRQSETEHRENEDSDLPVLQEGQTFETVSASLREGKTSPPKHYTEDTLLSAMETAGAEDMPDDAERKGLGTPATRAATLEKLVSSGFVQRKKKQLIPTEKGRNLIAVLPDNIKSPILTAEWESMLKQVEHGELSAASFMNQITDMSRTLVKEHTAPEERFADLFPSSRGTAYEAVGVCPRCGAPVYEGKKGFFCDNRECSFALWKDNRFFSRKKKSITKSVAAALLKEGRISMSGLYSEKTGKTYDAEVILDDTGGKYVNFKLEFPIKKGRRK encoded by the coding sequence TTGAAACTTGTGATTGCAGAAAAGCCCTCTGTTGCTATGTCATTGGCAGCAGTATTAGGCGCAATGGAAAGAAAAGATGGTTATCTCGAAGGTTCCGGCTATCTGGTGAGCTGGTGCGTGGGACATCTTTTGGAACTGGCACAGCCGGAGGCTTACAAAGAACAGTACGCCAAATGGCGGTATGAGGATCTTCCGATCCTACCGGAAAACTGGAAATATGAAGTTCCAAAGGATAAGAAAACGCAGCTTGCTCTTTTGTGCCGGCTGATGAAGGACAAACGGGTTGATTCCGTGGTATGCGCTACGGATGCCGGGCGTGAAGGAGAACTGATCTTCCGTCTGGTCTATGAATATGCCGGATGTAATAAGCCTATGGAACGCCTTTGGATTTCCAGTATGGAGGATGCGGCGATCAGGGAGGGCTTTGACCATCTCCGTCCCGGCAGTGATTACGATAAGCTCTATGATGCGGCAGTATGCCGGGCAGGAGCCGACTGGCTGATTGGGATCAATGCCACCCGGCTTTTTTCTGTCCTGTATGGTGTCACACTAAATGTCGGCCGTGTTATGTCACCGACGCTGGCACTTTTGGTACAGCGTGAGTCGGACATTGAATCCTTCATCAGCAAGCCATTTTATGTGCCGGAAATCACCTGTGGAGGTTTTTCTGCTTCCGGCGAAAAAATGACGGAACGATCCGAGGCTGAAAAAATCCGTATGGACTGTGACCACAACTCCGCTTTTGTGCGTTCTGTGGAAAAGCAGGTAAAAACCATACAGCCTCCCCGCCTTTATGACCTTACAACTCTGCAAAGGGAATGTAACCGTATTTATGGCTATACGGCTCAACAGACCCTTGATTATGTGCAATCTCTCTATGAAAAGAAGCTGGCAACCTATCCGAGAACGGACAGCCAGTATTTGACGAAGGACATGCAGGCAACCGCCGCTTCCTTGATCCTGTGGCTGCGTGACAATATGCCCTTCGGAAAAGGCTGCGCCGGCGAGCCGGACATTGACCGGGTAACAGACGACAGCAAAGTGACCGACCACCATGCCATCATCCCAACTGTGGAGATTGCACGTACAGACCTGTCAGAGCTTCCTTCCGGGGAGCGGGATGTGCTTACCCTGCTTGCCGTCAGACTGCTTTGTGCCACAACGCAGGCAAACCGGTTTGAAGCGGTCACCGCTATATTGGACTGCCAGGGATATACTTTTACGGCAAAAGGAAAGACCATCTTACAGTCCGGCTGGAAAGAGGTGGAACGGATTCACCGTATGAGTATCAGGCAGAGTGAAACGGAACATAGAGAAAACGAAGATTCCGATCTCCCTGTGCTGCAGGAAGGACAGACTTTTGAAACTGTGTCAGCAAGTCTCCGTGAAGGGAAAACTTCACCGCCGAAACACTATACGGAGGACACACTGCTGTCCGCTATGGAGACGGCCGGTGCGGAAGATATGCCGGACGATGCCGAGCGTAAAGGATTGGGTACTCCGGCTACCCGTGCGGCAACACTGGAAAAGCTGGTTTCTTCCGGATTTGTACAGAGAAAGAAAAAGCAGCTCATTCCTACGGAAAAAGGAAGGAACCTGATCGCAGTCCTGCCGGACAATATCAAATCTCCCATTTTAACTGCAGAGTGGGAATCCATGCTGAAGCAAGTGGAACATGGCGAACTGTCGGCAGCATCTTTTATGAATCAGATTACAGATATGAGCCGGACGCTGGTAAAAGAACATACCGCCCCGGAGGAACGTTTTGCAGATCTGTTCCCTTCTTCCAGAGGAACTGCATACGAAGCCGTGGGGGTATGTCCTCGTTGCGGAGCCCCGGTATATGAAGGAAAGAAAGGGTTTTTCTGCGACAACAGGGAATGTTCTTTTGCTCTTTGGAAAGATAACCGTTTCTTTTCCAGAAAGAAAAAGTCCATCACAAAGTCTGTGGCAGCGGCTCTTTTGAAAGAAGGCCGTATTTCTATGTCCGGGCTTTACAGTGAAAAAACAGGAAAGACCTATGATGCGGAAGTGATCCTGGATGATACCGGCGGTAAATATGTAAATTTCAAGCTGGAATTTCCCATAAAGAAAGGCAGGCGTAAATGA